From Synoicihabitans lomoniglobus, the proteins below share one genomic window:
- a CDS encoding energy transducer TonB: MKSSFTLPVIIAASSHALFLFGFNSRKVASSMPLPLEPVERITVYPIEFIEPDEPENVFDAAEAPAASDRTSHAGEFAPDPTNSPDLPPPALPERIPTVIPTFGQKLQPPRPGNGGSWLERGVEAGVFHASGLDREPRATFRMSPRYPDTMRRAGIEESVVVEFIVGLDGRVIEAKAATNARREFAAAAERAVQRWRFEPGKRHGKVVSFRMSVPIVFSLGE, encoded by the coding sequence ATGAAATCATCCTTCACGCTACCGGTGATCATCGCCGCCTCCAGCCACGCGCTGTTTCTGTTCGGATTTAATTCACGCAAGGTCGCATCATCGATGCCCCTGCCATTGGAGCCGGTGGAACGCATCACCGTGTATCCGATCGAATTTATTGAACCCGATGAGCCGGAAAACGTCTTTGATGCCGCAGAGGCTCCGGCCGCGTCGGACCGGACATCTCACGCTGGTGAATTCGCCCCGGACCCCACGAATTCGCCGGATTTGCCGCCGCCCGCTTTGCCCGAACGCATTCCCACCGTCATTCCGACTTTCGGGCAAAAGCTGCAACCGCCCCGGCCGGGCAACGGCGGAAGTTGGCTTGAGCGGGGAGTGGAGGCCGGCGTGTTTCACGCGAGCGGGCTCGACCGTGAACCGCGGGCCACGTTTCGCATGTCTCCCCGTTATCCCGACACCATGCGACGCGCCGGGATTGAGGAGAGCGTCGTGGTGGAGTTTATCGTTGGCTTGGATGGTCGCGTGATCGAAGCCAAGGCGGCGACGAATGCGCGCCGGGAATTTGCGGCGGCGGCGGAACGCGCCGTGCAGCGGTGGCGGTTCGAACCGGGCAAACGCCATGGCAAAGTGGTCTCGTTCCGGATGAG
- a CDS encoding sialidase family protein, translating into MRFDPVSPCLGLFVVLVSGVIAAPPPLPLPLRKVNPDRISSGVYATFAAEGRFGDESSDIVPVTARDALPAHAPAKGTPADLLDPWVASNTRLGEDPSELPSNRRQQAEPHVFRSVTYPERLLATFQEGRRSDGGATSCGYAYSEDGGRTWTRALIPNLTEVSGGANLRATDPVAAINLNGTLFLNTLVARNGDFSLGDLTIVRSEDRGNTWTDPAIVFAAPNERLFPDKNWLTVNDIAGSATVGRLVVTFTAFTSDADGNSTGTNLRCTYSDDNGITWSEANFITPAGSHNQGSQPVFLPDGSLLVPYITFTNAELDFRIECKRSVGGGTIWPASATVIADVPNPWDDPVARDGVFLISAHAARESGDVFVTWSVSDNGGSRVAISRSSDRGATWSNPTYVNEHATQRSAFNSTVTSSFDGQTVTVSWMDTRNAPDRRNFVDMYASTSTDGGVSWSDDFRISDRTTDVRLSQNTGRGYMLGDYYGLVAGPTPATPTVAVWVDTRSGEADPVATRFNPVPNATYEGWRRAHFLPAGDAGNDMSGPQGDLDHDGFSNGFEYLYGLDPQTPDYGTVFDVNFSPGTIMIDEPRFENRPDFSEDIWEQSLDGQTWSAITPVPTVAALPPGTMWFAHPMGDRSAVWVRRRVSVGGTPLVSTKPLVLGGTTRLINLSSRAVVGTGESQLIPGFVVTGGELRALVRGIGPTLTTLGVAGALPDPQLQLDPAPSTGESFNDNWGDPSGVNADAFTSTGAFALAEGSLDAALIADLPVGSTTVLISDSAGNPGVALAELFEIAPVDESGAHLVNLSTRAQVGTGDDVLIGGFILSGTSPRRYLIRAVGPSLTSFDIDAPLADPMLQLFRAGSSFPIARNDDWSVSPSATAILHTSQRAGAFALEPNTRDAALIVTLEPGGYTAMISGVGNTTGVGLIEVYTLDE; encoded by the coding sequence ATGCGCTTTGACCCCGTTTCGCCGTGCCTTGGGTTGTTCGTTGTGCTGGTGTCCGGCGTCATCGCGGCACCGCCGCCCCTACCTCTGCCGCTGCGCAAGGTAAACCCCGATCGGATATCGAGTGGCGTCTATGCGACCTTCGCCGCCGAAGGGCGATTCGGCGACGAAAGCTCCGACATCGTGCCCGTCACCGCCCGCGACGCGCTGCCGGCTCACGCTCCCGCCAAAGGCACTCCCGCCGACCTGCTGGATCCCTGGGTCGCGAGCAATACCCGACTCGGTGAGGATCCGAGTGAACTGCCGAGCAACCGTCGTCAACAAGCCGAGCCACACGTCTTTCGCAGTGTGACCTATCCGGAGCGACTACTCGCCACTTTCCAAGAGGGGCGGCGTTCCGACGGCGGCGCAACTTCGTGCGGCTACGCCTACTCGGAAGACGGCGGCCGCACGTGGACCCGAGCGCTGATTCCCAACCTGACCGAGGTCAGTGGAGGCGCCAACCTTCGAGCCACTGATCCGGTCGCGGCCATTAACCTGAACGGCACCCTTTTTCTCAACACCCTGGTGGCGCGCAACGGGGACTTCAGTCTCGGCGATCTCACCATCGTGAGGTCCGAGGATCGCGGAAATACCTGGACCGATCCCGCGATCGTTTTCGCCGCCCCCAACGAGCGGTTGTTTCCCGATAAAAATTGGCTGACGGTGAACGATATCGCCGGCTCGGCGACCGTCGGTCGTTTGGTCGTGACCTTCACGGCCTTCACCAGCGACGCCGACGGCAATTCCACCGGGACCAACCTCCGTTGCACCTATAGTGACGACAATGGCATCACGTGGTCGGAGGCCAATTTCATCACGCCCGCCGGTAGTCACAACCAGGGCAGCCAGCCGGTGTTTCTGCCCGACGGCTCACTGTTGGTGCCCTACATCACCTTCACCAACGCCGAGCTCGATTTCCGCATCGAATGCAAACGCTCCGTCGGCGGCGGCACGATTTGGCCCGCCTCGGCGACCGTCATCGCCGACGTGCCCAACCCCTGGGATGACCCCGTGGCACGCGATGGGGTTTTTCTTATTTCCGCCCATGCGGCACGGGAGTCCGGGGATGTGTTTGTGACGTGGTCCGTTTCCGATAACGGCGGCAGCCGAGTCGCGATTTCGCGTTCGAGTGACCGCGGCGCGACGTGGTCGAATCCGACCTACGTCAACGAGCACGCCACCCAACGCTCGGCATTCAATTCCACCGTGACCTCTTCGTTCGATGGCCAGACCGTCACCGTGTCGTGGATGGATACCCGCAACGCGCCCGACCGCCGCAACTTCGTCGACATGTATGCGTCCACCAGCACGGACGGCGGGGTGAGCTGGTCGGACGATTTTCGCATCTCGGATCGCACGACCGACGTGCGTCTCTCCCAAAACACCGGCCGCGGTTACATGCTCGGCGATTACTACGGTCTCGTGGCCGGCCCCACGCCGGCCACGCCCACCGTGGCAGTCTGGGTCGACACCCGCAGCGGTGAAGCTGATCCCGTCGCCACCCGTTTCAACCCGGTGCCCAACGCGACCTACGAGGGCTGGCGTCGCGCGCATTTCCTCCCGGCGGGCGATGCGGGCAACGACATGAGCGGTCCGCAGGGCGACCTCGATCACGATGGGTTTTCCAACGGATTCGAATACCTCTACGGGCTCGATCCCCAGACGCCCGACTACGGCACGGTGTTCGACGTCAACTTCTCCCCCGGCACCATCATGATCGACGAGCCAAGGTTCGAGAATCGGCCCGATTTCAGCGAAGACATCTGGGAACAATCCCTCGACGGGCAAACCTGGTCCGCCATCACGCCGGTCCCCACGGTTGCCGCTTTGCCGCCGGGAACCATGTGGTTCGCGCATCCCATGGGGGATCGCAGCGCCGTGTGGGTGCGTCGCCGCGTATCTGTGGGAGGCACGCCGCTCGTCAGCACGAAGCCCTTGGTGCTGGGCGGCACCACACGCTTGATCAACCTTTCCTCCCGCGCCGTCGTCGGCACCGGCGAATCGCAATTAATTCCCGGCTTCGTCGTCACAGGCGGAGAACTGCGTGCCCTCGTCCGCGGCATCGGACCGACCCTGACGACACTCGGCGTCGCCGGAGCGCTACCCGACCCCCAACTGCAACTGGACCCCGCTCCTTCAACCGGTGAGTCCTTCAACGACAACTGGGGCGATCCGAGTGGCGTCAATGCCGACGCGTTCACCAGCACCGGAGCGTTCGCGTTGGCGGAAGGCAGCCTCGACGCCGCACTGATCGCCGACCTCCCCGTCGGCTCGACCACCGTATTGATTTCCGACTCCGCCGGCAACCCGGGCGTGGCGCTGGCGGAGTTGTTTGAAATCGCCCCCGTCGACGAGTCCGGTGCGCATTTGGTCAACCTATCGACGCGCGCCCAAGTCGGCACGGGCGACGACGTGCTGATTGGCGGATTCATTTTGTCCGGCACGTCTCCGCGACGGTATCTCATTCGCGCGGTCGGGCCGTCCCTCACGTCATTCGACATCGACGCCCCACTCGCCGACCCGATGCTGCAACTCTTCCGCGCCGGATCGAGTTTCCCGATCGCCCGCAACGACGACTGGTCGGTCAGTCCGTCTGCAACCGCCATCCTCCACACCTCCCAACGCGCCGGCGCCTTCGCTCTGGAGCCCAACACGCGCGACGCCGCGCTCATCGTCACCCTCGAACCGGGAGGCTACACCGCGATGATTTCAGGGGTCGGCAACACGACCGGCGTGGGATTGATCGAAGTCTACACCCTCGACGAGTGA
- a CDS encoding Dabb family protein, translating into MLVHTVFFYLKSDISAADRAMFATELAKLGTIDNIGGFYMGSPAEVPPRPVIDTTFDFSITVVVDDVEAHNAYQIDPIHLAFIASCKHLWDRVQVYDVD; encoded by the coding sequence ATGCTCGTTCACACCGTTTTCTTTTACCTCAAATCCGACATCTCCGCCGCCGATCGAGCGATGTTTGCCACTGAGTTGGCGAAACTTGGCACGATTGATAACATTGGTGGGTTTTACATGGGCAGCCCCGCCGAGGTGCCGCCGCGGCCGGTCATCGACACGACGTTTGATTTTTCCATCACCGTTGTTGTTGACGACGTCGAAGCCCACAACGCCTACCAAATCGACCCGATCCACCTCGCCTTCATCGCGTCGTGCAAACACCTCTGGGACCGGGTCCAGGTTTACGACGTGGACTGA
- a CDS encoding creatininase family protein translates to MPFPPFAHPALADAPTDSAWSHFATTAFPGPSRDATTLAILPVHGFADHGLGLPLDIEEVIGASILRDAITHSADRVTARVLPPLRFGLTPYGPALGAPDPETLHALIREIALGVKTAGYSKLVFWSTSPWNAEIIDAASRDTRIELGLQTFVIELAGIGLNLHPASGDRTAAQSLGAALLGVAPAEVSNDQPVAPQDRRFRPGAWHSSPIVKFDPSIDPVAIRTTAVTSLANLLGEVDARAPLGSSEHGQFAPVEFAHMSLPPAVPWPQGVRSRYLPALTPADLQAISDKAAALVVIPVGAIEQHGPHLPVGVDAIIGAGAVAGLVQRLPVDAPIWIGPSVTYGKSNEHIDYPGTVSISARSLRRLLRVLVHDLHGHGFRQFAFLNTHGGNSAVLVYTLRELQTEFGVRAGMLRVASSPELSAQESTWGFHAGEWETSIMLTLTPDLVDMDKAICHYPAHLGDAGQLRPESAPAIYSWMTRDIASAGVMGDATAASPEKGQRWFAQAMDQLAAQVMGLTTPSQ, encoded by the coding sequence ATGCCTTTTCCGCCCTTCGCTCATCCCGCCCTCGCCGATGCCCCGACGGACTCGGCTTGGTCGCACTTTGCCACCACGGCGTTCCCCGGCCCCTCCCGCGACGCCACCACGCTGGCCATCCTGCCCGTGCACGGATTCGCCGATCACGGTTTGGGTCTGCCGCTCGACATTGAGGAGGTCATCGGTGCCTCCATTCTGCGCGACGCGATCACTCACTCCGCGGACCGCGTGACCGCGCGCGTGTTGCCTCCGCTCCGCTTCGGATTGACGCCCTACGGTCCGGCTCTGGGCGCACCCGATCCCGAGACCCTGCACGCGCTGATTCGTGAGATTGCCCTGGGGGTCAAAACGGCCGGATACTCCAAATTGGTATTCTGGTCCACCAGTCCGTGGAATGCGGAAATCATCGATGCCGCGTCACGCGATACGCGGATCGAGCTGGGTTTGCAGACCTTCGTGATCGAGTTGGCCGGGATTGGATTGAACCTCCATCCCGCCAGTGGCGATCGCACCGCGGCGCAATCCCTCGGGGCCGCGTTGCTCGGCGTCGCGCCCGCCGAAGTCTCGAATGATCAACCGGTGGCGCCACAGGATCGGAGATTCCGTCCGGGAGCATGGCATTCGTCTCCCATCGTCAAATTCGACCCGTCGATCGACCCCGTCGCGATTCGAACCACCGCCGTGACAAGTCTGGCCAACCTCCTAGGCGAGGTCGATGCCCGCGCCCCCCTCGGATCGAGTGAGCACGGCCAATTTGCTCCCGTGGAATTTGCGCACATGTCCTTACCGCCGGCGGTGCCCTGGCCGCAGGGCGTGCGGTCGCGCTATTTGCCGGCGTTGACCCCGGCGGATTTGCAGGCGATCTCCGACAAAGCCGCGGCACTGGTGGTGATTCCCGTCGGTGCGATTGAGCAGCACGGTCCCCATCTCCCCGTGGGCGTCGACGCCATCATCGGAGCGGGTGCCGTGGCCGGACTCGTCCAACGCCTGCCCGTGGACGCGCCGATATGGATCGGCCCCTCCGTGACCTACGGCAAAAGCAACGAACACATCGACTATCCCGGCACGGTATCCATTTCCGCCCGGTCGCTGCGTCGGTTGCTGCGCGTGCTGGTGCACGACCTGCACGGTCACGGTTTCCGGCAGTTCGCGTTTCTCAACACGCACGGCGGCAACAGCGCGGTATTGGTCTACACGCTTCGTGAACTGCAAACGGAATTCGGCGTGAGAGCCGGCATGCTCCGCGTGGCATCGAGTCCGGAACTTTCCGCCCAAGAAAGCACCTGGGGATTCCACGCCGGCGAATGGGAGACTTCCATCATGCTCACACTGACGCCCGACCTGGTGGATATGGACAAGGCTATCTGTCACTACCCGGCCCACCTGGGCGACGCCGGTCAATTGCGCCCCGAAAGCGCCCCCGCCATCTACTCTTGGATGACCCGAGACATCGCCTCCGCCGGCGTCATGGGCGATGCCACCGCCGCCAGCCCGGAAAAAGGCCAGCGCTGGTTTGCCCAAGCCATGGACCAACTCGCCGCCCAGGTCATGGGATTAACGACCCCGTCGCAATAA
- a CDS encoding ABC transporter substrate-binding protein gives MKRVVILLALALTIAVPFLLRPPQQSLGAADDTLVIITPHNEAIRHEFGLAFAKWYEARTGRSVAVDWRVIGGTSEIARFLEGEYVASFRNHWTNTLGRSWSNTVQGAFHDGRLPTDASPEEKEARAAFLDSNVGCGIDLFFGGGTYDFIRQARAGRLVPSRIFTTHPEWFAPEIIPQEFAGEEYWDQEHRWMGTVLSSYGLIYNRDALAHRGLSEPPAQWDDLRDPRLRGAIALTDPTKSGSIAKAFENVIQQQMQRRLYALEATATDHDAAAREAQAVREGWIDGLQLLQIAAANARYFTDTSQKPPIDVATGNCAVGMCIDFYGRQQAEAVRRRGDSVRVDYVSPVGGSVSSVDPLGLLRGARHEEVAELFIEFVMSMTGQKLWNFEPGTADGPEHFALRRLPVRRDFYVDDFKPMRSDPEDAPYEAKEQLIYRANWTGALFREMSLVIRIMGFDTHPELTAAWADIVAAGRPPEAMAVLQDMSAVDYETALSKIKATLGSRDKVLELELAKELGAHFRIQYARAAEIARASR, from the coding sequence ATGAAACGTGTGGTGATACTGCTGGCGCTCGCGCTCACGATTGCGGTGCCGTTTCTCCTGCGGCCCCCGCAGCAGTCGCTCGGGGCGGCCGACGATACGCTGGTGATCATTACGCCGCACAACGAAGCGATCCGGCACGAATTCGGACTGGCTTTTGCGAAGTGGTATGAGGCGCGCACCGGTCGCAGTGTGGCGGTTGACTGGCGGGTCATCGGCGGCACCAGCGAGATCGCCCGCTTTCTCGAAGGCGAATATGTAGCCTCATTTCGTAATCACTGGACCAATACGCTGGGGCGGTCGTGGAGCAACACGGTGCAGGGGGCTTTTCACGATGGTCGGCTGCCAACGGATGCCTCTCCGGAAGAAAAAGAGGCGCGGGCCGCTTTTCTCGACTCCAACGTGGGCTGCGGCATCGACCTGTTTTTTGGCGGCGGAACCTACGACTTCATTCGCCAAGCCCGGGCGGGCCGACTCGTGCCGTCGCGTATTTTCACGACGCATCCGGAATGGTTCGCGCCGGAAATCATTCCGCAGGAGTTTGCCGGCGAGGAGTATTGGGACCAGGAGCATCGCTGGATGGGCACGGTGTTGAGCAGCTACGGATTGATCTACAACCGTGATGCGCTGGCTCATCGCGGTTTGAGTGAACCGCCCGCCCAATGGGACGACCTGCGCGATCCCCGTTTGAGGGGAGCGATCGCGCTGACCGACCCGACCAAGAGCGGATCGATCGCCAAAGCGTTTGAAAATGTGATTCAGCAGCAGATGCAACGTCGGCTCTACGCCTTGGAAGCCACGGCGACGGACCACGACGCGGCAGCCAGGGAAGCTCAAGCCGTCCGCGAAGGCTGGATCGATGGACTGCAATTGCTGCAGATTGCGGCGGCCAATGCGCGCTACTTTACCGACACCTCGCAGAAGCCGCCCATCGACGTCGCCACGGGCAATTGCGCGGTGGGCATGTGCATCGATTTCTACGGTCGCCAACAGGCCGAAGCGGTGCGCCGTCGCGGCGACAGCGTGCGGGTGGACTACGTTTCCCCGGTTGGCGGCAGTGTGAGTTCGGTCGACCCCCTCGGTTTGCTGCGCGGTGCGCGCCATGAAGAAGTCGCCGAATTGTTCATCGAGTTCGTCATGTCGATGACCGGCCAAAAGCTCTGGAACTTTGAACCCGGCACGGCGGACGGACCCGAACACTTTGCGTTGCGTCGCCTCCCGGTGCGTCGCGACTTTTACGTCGATGATTTCAAGCCGATGCGGTCGGACCCCGAGGACGCGCCCTATGAAGCCAAGGAGCAGCTGATTTATCGGGCGAATTGGACCGGAGCGCTGTTTCGCGAAATGTCGTTGGTCATCCGTATCATGGGATTCGATACGCATCCCGAGCTCACCGCCGCGTGGGCGGATATCGTGGCCGCCGGGCGACCGCCCGAAGCCATGGCCGTGCTACAGGATATGTCGGCGGTCGATTACGAGACGGCGTTGAGTAAGATCAAAGCCACGCTGGGCTCGCGCGATAAAGTGTTGGAGCTCGAGTTGGCCAAGGAACTCGGGGCCCATTTCCGCATCCAATATGCGCGTGCCGCCGAGATCGCACGTGCGTCTCGCTAG
- a CDS encoding ABC transporter ATP-binding protein produces the protein MISIQVDQLTKRFGSTVALHQLDLRIDPGELFFLLGPSGCGKTTLLRSLAGFYIPEEGMIRFGDEDVTRLEPHKRNTGMMFQSYALWPHMTVAQNVAFGLEERKVAKPEIKRRVGEALESVRMSTYADRSPNQLSGGQQQRVALARALVIRPRCLLLDEPLSNLDAKLRLEMRTEIRRVCKEFKLTTVYVTHDQKEALSISDRMAILENGHILQVGAPQEVYRRPRRKTVAHFIGETDLIEGKLAALEGESAVVDTAIGRFHGILGDPTEQPAIGSAVTLSIRPECWTLRETAADVNSVPGRIGDSVYLGEVAQYDFVAGPQTLKVYELNPRHLAGSGDGPLHARVEPRDVVVLSG, from the coding sequence ATGATTTCAATCCAAGTTGACCAGTTGACCAAGCGGTTCGGTTCCACGGTGGCCCTCCACCAGTTGGATTTGCGGATCGATCCCGGTGAGTTGTTTTTCCTCCTCGGCCCCAGTGGCTGTGGGAAAACCACGCTGCTACGCAGCCTCGCGGGCTTTTACATTCCAGAGGAGGGGATGATCCGGTTTGGCGACGAAGACGTCACGCGGCTCGAGCCGCATAAGCGCAACACGGGCATGATGTTCCAGAGTTATGCGCTGTGGCCGCACATGACCGTCGCTCAGAATGTCGCTTTTGGACTCGAGGAGCGCAAGGTGGCCAAACCCGAGATCAAACGTCGGGTGGGCGAGGCATTGGAGTCGGTGCGTATGAGCACCTATGCGGATCGCTCCCCCAATCAACTTTCCGGCGGTCAACAACAACGCGTCGCGCTGGCCCGTGCTTTGGTCATTCGCCCGCGCTGTCTGCTGCTTGATGAACCGTTGTCCAATCTCGATGCGAAGCTGCGGTTGGAGATGCGCACCGAAATCCGGCGCGTGTGCAAAGAGTTCAAGCTCACCACCGTCTACGTGACTCACGACCAAAAGGAGGCGCTCTCCATTTCCGATCGCATGGCGATTTTGGAGAACGGCCACATTCTGCAGGTCGGTGCGCCGCAAGAAGTGTATCGCCGACCTCGCCGGAAGACGGTGGCGCACTTCATCGGTGAGACCGATTTGATCGAAGGAAAACTCGCGGCTCTCGAGGGCGAAAGCGCGGTGGTGGATACCGCCATTGGTCGTTTTCACGGCATCCTGGGCGACCCGACCGAGCAGCCCGCGATCGGCTCCGCCGTGACCTTGTCCATCCGTCCGGAATGCTGGACGCTACGCGAGACGGCGGCGGATGTTAACTCGGTGCCGGGGCGCATCGGTGATTCCGTCTATCTCGGCGAAGTCGCCCAATACGATTTCGTCGCCGGTCCGCAGACCCTCAAAGTTTACGAGCTCAATCCCCGCCACTTGGCTGGCAGTGGTGACGGTCCCCTGCATGCCCGGGTCGAGCCGCGCGACGTGGTGGTCTTGAGCGGCTGA
- the hpt gene encoding hypoxanthine phosphoribosyltransferase, with amino-acid sequence MASPQKLHPAHADLESILVTESAIKRRIKRLGAEIAETYPNEEITVISIINGAILFTADLLRAISNPVRLDCIRVSSYRNKTKSVGKPQLLHSLTLDITNRHVLLIDDILDTGKTLAMVTGMIEKQNPASLKTCVLLDKKGRREVPFDAEFVGFEIPDKFAVGYGLDFAERYRNLPCIGVLRSDLQNPPEWA; translated from the coding sequence ATGGCCAGCCCGCAGAAACTTCACCCTGCCCACGCCGACTTGGAGTCGATTCTCGTCACCGAATCAGCGATCAAACGTCGGATTAAGCGCCTTGGCGCCGAAATCGCCGAAACCTACCCGAATGAGGAAATTACGGTAATTTCGATCATCAACGGGGCGATTCTCTTCACCGCCGACTTGTTGCGCGCGATTTCGAACCCCGTGCGGCTCGATTGCATCCGCGTTTCGAGCTACCGCAACAAGACCAAATCGGTCGGCAAACCGCAGCTCCTGCACAGCCTCACCCTCGACATCACCAACCGCCACGTGCTGCTCATCGACGATATTCTCGATACCGGCAAGACGCTCGCGATGGTCACGGGCATGATTGAGAAACAAAACCCCGCCAGCCTCAAAACCTGCGTGCTGCTCGATAAAAAGGGCCGCCGCGAGGTGCCGTTCGACGCGGAATTCGTGGGATTTGAGATTCCGGACAAATTTGCGGTCGGTTACGGCCTCGATTTTGCCGAGCGCTACCGTAATCTGCCTTGCATCGGCGTCCTCCGCTCCGATCTGCAAAACCCGCCCGAATGGGCGTAG
- a CDS encoding DUF4214 domain-containing protein, with translation MKPPRFSLLPLILGIIAPVVGSLSLSAQPDRSGPAVVLFSQPNFQGERIELEAGESIDDFNYQRFPSGRNANNRVSSIRIRGDVEVAIFDYRNFRGENLTLRDSVRNLGRIETANGAGNWNDELSSITVRERSSRHRGPDYGGRGDDRRDDRGHDDSRGDRRDDGRDDHRDSRRDRDHHREVVQVVQRAYLDILGRKADAEGLRNYVGIVEDRDWSEERLRNELRRSTEYRTVVVPRLVTTAYIEVLDRKPDAAGLRFYTSRMRDRQWTETRVREALRSSPEYRALQASPRQRATPVQAHPGNDHGPRQDKPRV, from the coding sequence ATGAAACCGCCACGCTTCTCCCTTTTGCCGCTCATCCTGGGCATCATCGCGCCCGTCGTCGGCTCACTCTCCCTCTCGGCCCAACCCGATCGATCCGGCCCCGCCGTAGTCCTCTTTTCCCAACCCAACTTTCAAGGCGAACGTATCGAACTGGAAGCCGGTGAAAGCATCGACGACTTCAATTACCAACGCTTCCCCAGCGGGCGCAACGCCAACAACCGCGTTTCCTCCATTCGCATCCGCGGGGACGTCGAAGTCGCCATTTTCGACTACCGCAATTTCCGGGGCGAGAATCTGACCCTGCGCGACAGCGTCCGCAATCTCGGTCGCATTGAGACCGCCAACGGCGCGGGCAATTGGAACGACGAACTTTCCTCCATCACGGTGCGCGAACGTTCCAGTCGTCACCGGGGACCAGACTACGGCGGACGCGGTGATGACCGCCGGGATGACCGCGGCCACGACGACTCTCGCGGAGATCGCCGCGACGATGGTCGCGACGATCATCGTGATTCCCGCCGCGACCGCGACCACCACCGTGAGGTCGTGCAAGTGGTGCAGCGCGCCTATCTGGACATTCTGGGCCGCAAAGCCGACGCCGAGGGCCTGCGCAATTACGTAGGGATCGTGGAGGACCGGGACTGGAGCGAAGAACGTCTGCGCAATGAACTGCGCCGCAGCACCGAGTATCGCACCGTGGTCGTGCCCCGTTTGGTCACCACCGCTTACATTGAGGTGCTCGACCGCAAGCCCGATGCCGCCGGATTGCGCTTCTACACCAGCCGGATGCGGGACCGGCAATGGACCGAGACGCGCGTGCGAGAAGCGCTCCGCAGCAGCCCCGAGTATCGCGCTCTGCAAGCTTCGCCGCGCCAGCGGGCCACACCGGTCCAGGCCCATCCGGGCAACGACCACGGTCCTCGCCAAGACAAACCTCGCGTTTGA